The Exiguobacterium aurantiacum DSM 6208 genome includes a window with the following:
- a CDS encoding threonine aldolase family protein encodes MDLRTSYQQTSHQLSGHGRRNVGVLQQAFADVDPNQASDHYGTGEAIERFEQKLAQELGTEDAIFFPSGTMAQQIALRIWADETENRRVAYHPLCHLEIHEQDGLKELHHLEPILIGESDRLMMFEEVQALPDVACLLIELPQRELGGYLPTFTELEAISRHCRERGIRLHLDGARLFETLPYYEKTAEEVCALFDSVYVSFYKGIGGIAGAILAGPKSFCTEARVWKRRYGGDLIGLYPYIIPADYYYELRKDRMGTYYEQAKAFARRFNALDGVWTTPDVPVTNMFHLHFEGEYEAVAAWIQSVHIETGVGITGYLVPHDGYCSTEISVGDAVGEIHEAQLVRLFESLDREI; translated from the coding sequence ATGGATTTACGCACATCGTATCAACAGACGTCGCATCAACTGAGCGGTCACGGCAGACGGAACGTCGGCGTCTTGCAACAGGCGTTCGCCGACGTTGATCCGAATCAGGCGAGCGACCATTACGGGACGGGCGAAGCGATTGAGCGGTTCGAGCAGAAACTGGCGCAAGAACTCGGCACGGAAGACGCCATCTTCTTCCCGAGCGGCACGATGGCGCAACAGATCGCGTTACGCATTTGGGCGGACGAGACGGAGAACCGACGCGTCGCCTATCATCCGCTCTGTCACCTGGAGATTCACGAACAGGACGGCTTAAAGGAACTGCATCACCTCGAGCCGATCTTGATTGGGGAGTCGGACCGGTTGATGATGTTTGAAGAAGTGCAGGCGCTGCCGGATGTGGCGTGTCTGTTGATTGAGTTGCCGCAACGCGAACTCGGTGGCTACTTGCCAACCTTCACAGAACTTGAGGCAATTAGTCGTCATTGTCGTGAGCGAGGCATTCGTCTACATCTCGATGGGGCGCGCTTGTTCGAGACGCTTCCGTATTATGAGAAGACGGCGGAGGAAGTGTGCGCGCTGTTCGATAGCGTCTACGTCTCGTTTTATAAAGGGATCGGCGGAATCGCCGGCGCCATCTTGGCCGGACCGAAATCGTTCTGTACCGAAGCGAGAGTTTGGAAACGGCGGTACGGCGGGGATTTGATCGGGCTGTACCCGTACATCATCCCGGCCGACTATTACTATGAGCTGCGGAAAGACCGGATGGGGACATACTATGAACAAGCCAAAGCATTCGCACGCCGGTTCAATGCGCTCGACGGTGTCTGGACGACCCCGGACGTCCCGGTGACGAACATGTTTCATCTTCATTTTGAAGGGGAGTATGAGGCGGTCGCGGCATGGATTCAATCCGTTCACATTGAAACTGGGGTCGGAATCACAGGGTATCTCGTCCCACATGACGGCTATTGTTCGACCGAGATCAGTGTCGGGGATGCGGTTGGAGAGATTCACGAAGCGCAACTTGTGCGTCTATTTGAAAGTCTGGACAGAGAAATCTAA
- a CDS encoding sugar ABC transporter ATP-binding protein, translated as MIRLERVTKQYGDVTVLDDVTFGLRRGEIHGLLGLNGAGKSTLIKLLNGTTTPTSGSVSIDDEAVVFTPAEAIRRGVITVSQEVDDALYLDLPVYENVVPWQTVERIKPRDLKQRATAYLKRVGLTIDVTKPSGHYPLSVKQRILIARALASEATYLLLDEPTAALSTDDAAALLTLLQSLADEGVGILLITHRSEELSRVTTTTTFLRDGRLVYEGPFQPLSTEDVHALLSGTELGDDLEKATPTNEVQLKATLTLPTFGTELSFTAYKGEVVGIGGVTGSGKTELIEALFGLSDVKQHIEHGGKVTTVQTPRQAVRAGFALVPEERRKQGLFLDDSIERNALVVEGETSVLQRVLSSLRVKYADVRQPVRELSGGNQQKVVLSKWLFQDRDVYLLDEPTKGVDVTAKRDIYELVTQLAKKGKTVIFTSSEAHELELVANRTLWLDRGRWQQKGGASYGPTRTQT; from the coding sequence ATGATTCGGCTTGAACGCGTCACTAAACAATACGGGGACGTGACGGTGCTCGACGACGTCACGTTCGGGCTCCGGCGCGGTGAGATCCATGGGCTTCTCGGCTTGAACGGGGCCGGAAAGAGCACGTTAATCAAATTATTGAACGGCACGACGACACCGACGTCTGGGTCCGTCTCTATTGATGACGAGGCGGTCGTGTTCACGCCGGCCGAAGCGATTCGACGCGGGGTCATCACCGTGTCGCAAGAAGTCGATGATGCGCTCTATCTCGATTTACCAGTCTATGAGAACGTCGTGCCGTGGCAGACGGTCGAACGGATTAAACCGCGCGACTTGAAGCAACGGGCGACGGCGTATTTGAAACGTGTCGGCCTCACGATCGATGTGACGAAACCGAGTGGACATTACCCGCTCAGCGTCAAACAACGGATTTTAATTGCAAGAGCGCTTGCGAGCGAAGCGACGTACCTCTTACTCGATGAGCCGACGGCGGCCTTGTCGACGGACGACGCGGCGGCACTGCTCACGTTGTTGCAGTCGCTCGCAGATGAAGGTGTCGGCATCCTTCTCATCACTCACCGCTCCGAGGAGCTGTCGCGTGTCACGACGACGACGACGTTTCTCCGAGATGGGCGACTCGTCTATGAAGGGCCGTTCCAGCCGTTGTCGACAGAAGACGTTCATGCGCTGTTGAGCGGGACGGAATTGGGCGACGATTTAGAAAAGGCGACACCGACGAACGAGGTCCAACTGAAGGCGACACTCACATTACCGACGTTTGGGACCGAGTTGTCCTTCACCGCCTATAAAGGCGAAGTCGTCGGCATCGGCGGCGTGACGGGCAGCGGCAAGACCGAGCTCATCGAGGCGTTGTTCGGTTTGTCCGACGTGAAGCAACACATCGAGCACGGCGGGAAAGTGACGACGGTCCAAACGCCGCGTCAAGCGGTCCGAGCCGGGTTCGCCCTCGTCCCGGAAGAGCGCCGGAAACAAGGACTCTTTCTCGACGACTCGATTGAACGAAACGCGTTAGTCGTTGAAGGCGAGACGAGCGTGTTACAACGCGTCTTGTCCTCGCTTCGTGTCAAATATGCCGATGTTCGACAGCCGGTGCGGGAGCTGAGCGGCGGCAATCAACAAAAAGTCGTCCTCAGCAAATGGTTGTTTCAAGACCGGGACGTGTATTTACTCGACGAGCCGACGAAAGGCGTCGATGTGACGGCGAAACGAGACATTTATGAGCTCGTGACGCAACTGGCCAAAAAAGGCAAGACGGTCATCTTCACGTCGAGTGAGGCGCATGAATTAGAACTCGTCGCCAACCGCACGCTTTGGCTCGACCGCGGCCGCTGGCAGCAGAAAGGAGGGGCATCATATGGCCCAACTCGTACTCAAACCTAA
- a CDS encoding winged helix-turn-helix transcriptional regulator yields the protein MTTPFPVNKALDIIGGKWRPQVYCTLENGPRRFSDIQRAIPDVSRKVLTDQLRELEQLGMVRRIDYSTEKQLHVEYSLTEEALSLQPAMKALCSWGETRDE from the coding sequence ATGACGACCCCGTTCCCTGTCAACAAGGCACTCGACATCATCGGCGGTAAATGGCGCCCCCAAGTGTACTGTACGCTCGAGAACGGACCACGCCGTTTCTCAGACATTCAGCGCGCCATCCCCGACGTCAGCCGCAAAGTGTTGACCGACCAACTGCGTGAACTCGAACAGCTCGGCATGGTGCGCCGCATCGACTATTCGACAGAGAAGCAGCTGCACGTCGAATATTCGCTCACCGAGGAAGCGCTCAGCCTGCAGCCGGCAATGAAGGCGCTCTGCTCGTGGGGCGAGACACGAGACGAATAA
- a CDS encoding zinc-binding dehydrogenase gives MKAWLLDQPGLEHLHLGETERPTPGAGELLIKVEAVALNPVDYKVGTNGNPNWSYPHILGVDLVGEVVEVGSSLANIITGSRVAVHTSLGNNGGFAEYAVVDARACAVVPPDVSDEAAAAILCAGMTAYEAVMQKLNTRDKETILVHAGAGGVGGYAIQLAKKLGLKVFTTASPDNFDWVKALGADVAIDYNTEDVTERIMEETDGRGVDLILNTVGRDVATADLDRLAFSGQLAYIAGPPDTSNVKGFTLSPSIHEVALGAAHASEDERAIRNLAYMAEELMKLLEAGELNALVTDVLPFDRLKDGLEQLQTRKVRGKLIVRVRD, from the coding sequence ATGAAGGCATGGTTACTCGATCAACCTGGACTCGAACATTTACACCTCGGGGAGACGGAGCGCCCGACACCGGGAGCAGGCGAACTGCTCATCAAAGTCGAAGCGGTCGCATTGAACCCGGTCGACTATAAAGTCGGCACGAACGGCAACCCGAACTGGTCGTACCCGCACATCCTCGGGGTCGACCTCGTCGGGGAAGTCGTCGAAGTCGGCTCGAGCCTCGCCAACATCATCACCGGTTCACGTGTCGCCGTCCATACGAGTCTCGGAAATAACGGCGGCTTCGCCGAGTATGCGGTCGTCGACGCGCGCGCCTGCGCCGTCGTTCCGCCTGACGTGAGCGATGAGGCGGCAGCGGCCATCCTCTGTGCCGGTATGACGGCGTATGAGGCGGTCATGCAGAAGTTGAACACGCGCGACAAAGAGACGATTCTCGTCCACGCCGGGGCGGGCGGAGTCGGCGGCTATGCGATCCAACTTGCGAAGAAACTTGGGCTTAAGGTATTCACGACGGCGTCGCCTGACAATTTTGACTGGGTGAAAGCGCTCGGTGCCGATGTCGCCATCGACTATAACACGGAAGACGTGACGGAAAGGATCATGGAAGAGACGGACGGCCGCGGTGTCGACCTCATCTTAAACACGGTCGGTCGTGACGTCGCGACAGCCGACCTCGACCGGCTCGCCTTCAGCGGACAGCTTGCCTACATCGCCGGTCCACCGGATACGTCGAACGTGAAAGGCTTTACGCTCTCGCCGTCCATCCATGAGGTCGCCCTCGGTGCGGCCCACGCGAGTGAGGATGAGCGCGCCATCCGCAACTTGGCGTATATGGCCGAAGAGTTGATGAAGCTGCTCGAGGCGGGCGAGTTGAACGCTCTCGTCACGGACGTTTTGCCGTTCGATCGGTTGAAAGATGGTTTGGAACAACTGCAAACACGAAAAGTACGCGGGAAATTGATCGTCCGGGTACGCGATTAA
- a CDS encoding SRPBCC family protein — MGAVKSHVEGNTLVVERSFRAPHELVFEAFSSPTHLESWWGPAGWKTEVRTFEFEPGGTWHYKMTCVDKEQGDYYGMDSWGKSTFLEIKPHRKIVYTDAFSDADGHVNPDFPVMTITNEFLDIPGGTLLVSRSEFTDAESLEKVIEMGAVEGFASQLDRLDTIVSR, encoded by the coding sequence ATGGGGGCTGTCAAATCGCACGTGGAAGGCAACACGCTCGTCGTCGAACGTAGCTTCCGGGCACCGCACGAGCTCGTGTTCGAAGCCTTCTCGAGTCCGACCCATCTCGAATCCTGGTGGGGTCCGGCCGGATGGAAGACCGAGGTACGCACGTTCGAATTCGAACCGGGCGGGACGTGGCATTACAAAATGACGTGTGTCGACAAGGAGCAAGGCGATTATTACGGCATGGATTCATGGGGGAAATCGACGTTCCTCGAGATTAAACCACATCGAAAAATCGTCTATACGGATGCGTTCTCAGACGCGGACGGGCACGTCAATCCCGACTTTCCGGTCATGACGATTACGAACGAATTTTTAGACATTCCGGGTGGGACGTTGCTCGTCAGTCGCTCCGAGTTCACGGACGCCGAGTCACTCGAGAAAGTCATCGAGATGGGCGCCGTCGAAGGTTTCGCCTCACAGCTCGATCGGCTTGATACAATCGTCTCAAGATAA
- a CDS encoding sugar ABC transporter substrate-binding protein, whose protein sequence is MSKKLLILLFTFVLALVGCTNEQAATPKPAEKTPETKPVSTSNGTLPKDIDVALIMQMSIGTFSSQYINGVTEQVESFGGNVKVYNADNDLSKMASYVDTVTTQGVDVILIDHGRADALKEPVQRALDKGIKVVAFDNDLTNEGVTVIDQDDYSLAWRSLKALAEDLDGEGKIVTIWVGGFTPMERRHTIYDAFLKRYPGIEEVAKFGSATNNTALDTQSQMEAILKKYPEGEIDAVFAMWDEFAKGASRAIKQAGRDEIAVYGIDLSDEDLQLMQEDGSPWKVTAATDPAEIGRIQVRYAYQKLAGEETPSIHSVDPYLVDRDVLPDEKVTMDDLGQYVPNWGASDAAWSDWMK, encoded by the coding sequence ATGTCTAAAAAACTATTGATTTTACTATTCACGTTCGTGTTGGCGCTCGTCGGCTGCACGAACGAACAAGCGGCGACACCGAAACCGGCCGAGAAGACGCCGGAGACGAAACCGGTGTCCACCTCGAACGGCACGTTGCCGAAAGACATCGACGTCGCCCTGATCATGCAAATGTCGATCGGGACGTTCTCGTCGCAGTACATTAACGGGGTGACCGAGCAAGTCGAATCGTTCGGCGGCAACGTGAAAGTGTATAACGCTGACAACGACTTATCGAAGATGGCGAGTTATGTCGACACGGTGACGACGCAAGGTGTCGATGTCATCTTGATCGACCACGGGCGTGCCGACGCGTTGAAAGAACCGGTCCAACGTGCGCTCGACAAAGGCATCAAAGTCGTCGCGTTCGACAACGATTTGACGAACGAGGGCGTGACCGTTATCGACCAGGACGATTATTCGCTCGCCTGGCGTTCGCTCAAGGCGCTCGCGGAAGATTTGGACGGCGAAGGGAAAATCGTCACGATTTGGGTCGGCGGCTTCACGCCGATGGAACGACGCCACACGATTTATGACGCGTTCTTGAAGCGTTATCCAGGCATCGAAGAAGTGGCCAAATTCGGTTCAGCGACGAACAACACCGCGCTCGACACGCAAAGCCAGATGGAGGCGATTTTGAAGAAGTATCCGGAAGGCGAGATTGACGCCGTGTTCGCGATGTGGGATGAGTTCGCCAAAGGGGCGAGCCGTGCCATCAAACAAGCGGGGCGCGATGAGATTGCCGTCTACGGCATCGATTTGAGCGACGAGGACCTCCAGCTCATGCAAGAAGACGGGAGCCCATGGAAAGTGACGGCGGCGACCGACCCGGCTGAAATCGGTCGTATCCAAGTCCGGTACGCCTATCAAAAACTCGCCGGCGAAGAGACACCGTCGATTCATTCGGTCGACCCATATCTCGTCGATCGTGACGTCTTGCCTGACGAGAAAGTGACAATGGACGACCTCGGTCAATACGTGCCGAACTGGGGCGCGTCAGACGCGGCTTGGTCGGACTGGATGAAATGA
- a CDS encoding VOC family protein, which yields MGIKLDMVGIVVEDMKRALDFYRLLGLAIPEAMDGEAHVEVDDGGVRLAFDTVEVAESVYGEWKQATGHRVELAFLCDSRDELDARYEAIVGHGYASHREPWDAFWGQRYAIVIDPDGNLISLFAA from the coding sequence ATGGGAATCAAGTTAGACATGGTCGGCATCGTCGTCGAAGATATGAAACGGGCGCTCGACTTTTATCGTCTGCTCGGCTTAGCGATCCCGGAAGCGATGGATGGGGAAGCGCACGTCGAGGTCGACGACGGCGGTGTCCGGCTCGCCTTCGACACAGTCGAAGTGGCCGAATCGGTGTACGGGGAATGGAAGCAGGCGACGGGGCACCGGGTCGAACTCGCCTTCTTATGCGACAGCCGAGATGAGTTGGACGCGCGCTATGAAGCGATCGTCGGGCATGGCTATGCCTCGCACCGCGAACCGTGGGATGCGTTTTGGGGGCAACGTTATGCCATCGTCATCGATCCGGACGGAAATCTGATCAGCCTATTCGCAGCATGA
- a CDS encoding ABC transporter permease, with the protein MAQLVLKPKARRFTGIGQYGTLFAILALIAVFGVTNDQFLTYANFSDIIKSVSIVSLLALGVTFSLIVGGFDLSVGSTASLATVGAASSLVLHSQELLVALLVPIVLGVLVGLLNALVTIKFRLPDLLATLAIMYVINGVQLTYTKGFSIYDNMPIEGGTASGRFIPSFLFIGQGSIGPVPFVAILMVIFFAGAHLFLTYSKTGREFYYVGSNVEAARRSGIAVNRIKLYAYVLSGLFAAIGGIILASRIGTGQVSAGAPLLMDAVAAAYIGYAVFGTGRPNVVGTLIGAVLIGILLNGLTMWDVPYYAQDIVKGTILIAALGLSYIQKKQLT; encoded by the coding sequence ATGGCCCAACTCGTACTCAAACCTAAGGCGAGACGATTCACCGGCATCGGTCAATACGGGACGCTGTTCGCGATCCTCGCATTGATTGCGGTCTTCGGCGTGACGAACGACCAGTTCCTGACGTACGCCAATTTCAGCGACATCATCAAATCCGTCTCGATTGTCTCGTTGCTCGCCCTCGGGGTGACATTCTCACTCATCGTCGGCGGATTCGATTTATCGGTCGGTTCGACGGCGAGCCTCGCGACGGTCGGGGCGGCGTCAAGCCTCGTGTTACATAGTCAAGAGCTGCTCGTCGCCTTGCTCGTCCCGATTGTTCTCGGCGTGCTCGTCGGACTGTTGAACGCGCTCGTGACGATCAAATTCCGGTTACCGGACTTGCTTGCGACGCTCGCCATCATGTACGTCATCAATGGGGTCCAGTTGACGTATACGAAAGGCTTCTCGATTTATGACAACATGCCGATTGAAGGGGGGACGGCGTCGGGCCGGTTCATCCCATCGTTCCTCTTCATCGGACAAGGCTCGATCGGGCCGGTCCCGTTCGTCGCCATCTTGATGGTCATCTTCTTCGCCGGGGCGCATCTGTTCTTGACGTATTCGAAGACGGGTCGCGAATTTTATTACGTCGGCTCGAACGTCGAGGCGGCCCGTCGTTCCGGTATCGCCGTCAACCGCATCAAGCTGTACGCCTACGTGTTGAGCGGATTGTTCGCAGCGATTGGCGGCATCATCTTGGCGTCACGGATCGGCACGGGGCAAGTTTCGGCCGGGGCGCCGCTCTTAATGGACGCCGTTGCGGCCGCCTATATCGGCTATGCCGTCTTCGGGACAGGACGACCGAACGTCGTCGGCACGTTGATCGGTGCCGTCTTGATTGGGATCTTGTTGAACGGGCTGACGATGTGGGACGTGCCGTATTATGCCCAAGATATCGTCAAAGGGACCATCTTGATTGCGGCGCTCGGCTTGTCATACATCCAAAAGAAACAGCTGACATAG
- a CDS encoding GNAT family N-acetyltransferase: MTHQFAVLTQQQAEMIAFTWHYEGVYVFYDIEADEDDLVEFLDAEQRGESVFAITSDTDLIGFVSVARTEAETVDIGLGMRPDLTGNGGGRAFLSSILDFIEATYAPRRITLAVAAFNERAIRLYEACGFKQTGSFQQPTNGSVYDFIRMERQKSPQN; encoded by the coding sequence ATGACGCATCAATTCGCTGTCCTGACACAGCAACAAGCAGAAATGATCGCCTTCACGTGGCATTACGAAGGCGTTTACGTATTTTACGACATCGAAGCGGACGAAGACGATTTGGTCGAATTTCTAGACGCCGAACAGCGTGGAGAGTCGGTGTTCGCCATCACGTCCGACACCGATCTGATCGGTTTCGTGAGCGTCGCACGAACGGAGGCGGAGACGGTCGACATCGGCCTCGGCATGAGACCCGATTTGACTGGGAACGGGGGCGGACGCGCGTTCCTTTCGTCGATTCTCGACTTCATCGAGGCGACGTACGCGCCCCGTCGCATCACGCTCGCCGTCGCCGCCTTCAACGAACGGGCCATTCGGCTGTATGAGGCGTGCGGGTTCAAACAGACCGGTTCGTTTCAACAACCGACGAACGGAAGTGTGTACGACTTCATCCGCATGGAACGCCAAAAAAGTCCTCAGAACTAA
- the mtnA gene encoding S-methyl-5-thioribose-1-phosphate isomerase encodes MTVQNIRFDASTHELVLLDQTLLPHEARYVTIETLEEAERAIETLQVRGAPAIAYFGAFVLAKEAGRLVDDPDFTRRLEIVGRRLIATRPTAVNLQNVIESLLELNVGDDFEQIAGEIERRAVALYDRDVDTYRSIGEHALTVLPAGGNILTICNAGAIATSRYGTALAPFYVGKEQGVTFNVFACETRPLLQGARLTVWELDQADIDVTLITDNMAAWTIQAKGVDAIIVGADRITRTGHVANKIGTLQLAVLAKHYGIPFYVAAPHSTFDLTADDAIEIEERDAKEVTHIGGQPTAPVGITVFNPAFDVTPPELITGLITEAGVFEANETAITHHVGGTVHV; translated from the coding sequence ATGACCGTCCAAAACATTCGTTTCGACGCATCGACCCATGAGCTGGTCCTTTTAGATCAGACGCTCCTTCCGCACGAGGCGCGTTACGTGACGATCGAGACGCTCGAAGAAGCCGAACGTGCGATTGAGACACTCCAAGTCCGAGGCGCACCGGCGATCGCGTACTTCGGGGCGTTCGTCTTGGCGAAAGAGGCAGGACGATTAGTCGACGACCCGGATTTCACGCGTCGCCTTGAAATCGTCGGACGCCGCTTGATCGCGACACGGCCGACGGCGGTCAACCTTCAAAATGTGATCGAGTCGCTCCTCGAGCTGAACGTCGGGGACGATTTTGAACAGATTGCCGGGGAAATCGAACGACGTGCCGTTGCGTTATATGACCGCGACGTCGACACATATCGCTCTATCGGTGAGCACGCACTGACGGTATTACCGGCAGGTGGGAACATCTTGACGATCTGCAACGCCGGTGCCATCGCGACGTCACGTTACGGTACGGCACTTGCCCCGTTTTATGTCGGTAAAGAGCAAGGCGTCACATTCAACGTCTTCGCCTGTGAGACGCGACCGCTTCTTCAAGGGGCCCGTCTCACAGTCTGGGAGCTCGACCAGGCCGATATCGATGTCACGCTCATCACCGACAATATGGCCGCATGGACGATTCAAGCGAAAGGCGTCGACGCGATCATCGTCGGGGCCGACCGCATCACGCGGACGGGTCACGTCGCCAACAAGATCGGCACGCTCCAACTCGCCGTGCTCGCCAAGCATTACGGGATCCCGTTTTACGTCGCGGCACCTCATTCGACGTTCGATTTGACGGCGGACGATGCGATTGAAATCGAGGAGCGGGACGCGAAAGAAGTGACGCATATCGGTGGCCAGCCGACGGCTCCTGTCGGTATCACCGTCTTCAATCCGGCGTTCGACGTCACGCCGCCTGAGCTCATCACCGGGCTCATCACCGAGGCGGGCGTGTTCGAGGCGAACGAGACGGCCATCACACATCACGTAGGGGGAACGGTTCATGTCTAA
- a CDS encoding lactoylglutathione lyase family protein, which translates to MTYPRTFSHIGLSVPSVAEAVTFYEDVMGWYTIMQPSDVVEDDSPIGVMCTDVFGPGWGSFKIAHMSTGDKIGIELFEFPNNEKPEDNFEFWKTGIFHYCVQDPDIEGLVEKIVAHGGKQRMPIREYYPGDKPYRMVYCEDPFGNLVEIYSHSYELTYSEGAY; encoded by the coding sequence TTGACATATCCACGTACATTCTCACATATCGGACTATCGGTCCCGAGTGTGGCGGAAGCAGTTACATTCTATGAGGACGTGATGGGCTGGTACACGATCATGCAACCGTCGGACGTCGTCGAGGACGACTCGCCGATCGGCGTCATGTGCACCGACGTGTTCGGTCCGGGCTGGGGCAGTTTCAAAATCGCCCACATGTCGACCGGTGACAAGATCGGCATCGAGCTGTTCGAGTTCCCGAATAATGAGAAACCGGAGGACAATTTCGAGTTCTGGAAGACGGGCATCTTCCACTACTGCGTTCAAGACCCGGACATCGAGGGACTCGTCGAGAAAATCGTCGCCCATGGCGGCAAACAACGGATGCCGATCCGGGAGTATTACCCGGGCGATAAGCCGTACCGGATGGTGTACTGTGAAGACCCGTTCGGTAACCTCGTCGAGATTTACTCACACTCTTATGAACTGACGTATTCGGAAGGAGCGTATTGA